In Spirochaetota bacterium, the following proteins share a genomic window:
- a CDS encoding glycosyltransferase family 2 protein, with protein MKHLISIIVPTYKEAENIPVLIESIDKAMKHSKLDYEVIIVDDNSKDGIEDNVKALKKKGYPVSIKVRVNERGLSSAVIEGFRQAKGTIYCVMDADLSHPPEKIPELVEQIINGKAEFVVGSRFVKGGSAEHFNWYRKLNAWVSKMLARPFTKVKDPMAGFFAFDAKILTPQILNVLNPLGFKIGLEIIVKCNPKTITEIPISFRERLFGQSKLSLREQILYILHLKRLFHYKYPSLYQFLFFSLIGSTGMVVDMTTVFVTYGLLHINFKIARAIGFIVALTWNFFLNRKLTFPDSPQKNLFIQYRNFFIVCSIGGLFNWFISVYLYSTYPYFKEFYLLAVFIGIMGGLLINFLGSKYIVFGK; from the coding sequence ATGAAACATCTCATTTCCATTATTGTCCCAACGTACAAAGAAGCAGAAAATATCCCTGTTCTTATTGAATCAATTGATAAAGCCATGAAGCATAGTAAGCTTGATTACGAAGTTATTATTGTGGACGATAATTCTAAAGATGGAATTGAAGATAACGTTAAAGCGCTTAAGAAAAAAGGTTACCCTGTTTCTATAAAAGTACGCGTAAACGAACGTGGACTTTCCTCAGCTGTCATTGAAGGATTCAGACAGGCTAAAGGCACCATCTATTGTGTCATGGATGCTGATTTGAGCCATCCACCTGAAAAAATACCTGAGCTTGTTGAACAAATCATCAATGGTAAAGCTGAATTTGTTGTTGGTAGTAGATTTGTTAAGGGTGGTTCAGCAGAGCATTTTAATTGGTACCGAAAGCTCAATGCATGGGTATCCAAGATGTTAGCCAGGCCGTTTACAAAGGTAAAAGATCCCATGGCAGGATTTTTTGCTTTTGATGCTAAAATACTCACCCCTCAAATCCTTAATGTGTTGAACCCACTTGGTTTTAAAATTGGCCTTGAAATTATTGTGAAGTGTAACCCCAAAACAATAACAGAAATTCCCATATCATTCAGAGAACGGCTTTTTGGCCAAAGCAAGCTGTCGTTACGTGAACAGATACTGTATATATTGCATTTAAAACGTTTGTTTCACTATAAATATCCCTCGCTATATCAGTTTTTGTTCTTTTCCCTTATTGGGTCAACGGGCATGGTTGTTGATATGACCACCGTATTTGTTACATACGGATTGTTGCATATTAATTTCAAGATTGCACGGGCTATTGGATTTATTGTGGCATTAACATGGAACTTTTTCCTCAACAGGAAGCTGACATTTCCTGACTCGCCGCAAAAAAATCTTTTTATTCAATACAGAAATTTTTTCATTGTTTGTAGCATTGGTGGACTTTTTAACTGGTTTATTTCCGTTTACCTATATTCCACATACCCATATTTTAAGGAATTTTATCTTCTGGCTGTGTTTATAGGAATTATGGGGGGATTACTGATTAATTTCCTGGGTTCCAAATATATTGTTTTTGGGAAATGA
- a CDS encoding glycosyltransferase family 39 protein: protein MSRTDPVKYFYNIFQLPTVFTFFFIAIVTVILRLPSVVIDFIHVDVLTSYLLAKRELLGLSFGMNKGWLYHWLMKFSITYIADTPSSFHFIGLLFVLGTMYGIFLLAKKIYDERIGLFAAFLYGVVISCYHTEYLAANGEIFYNLFNIYALYFYYRTLYEKKKWYGVLVLVNIIGSYLIKFQGIFILPIILVHFIVVYPLSFEKQKYLQFYKYLIGIIISAIVIGIGLAASLKVYYAIDVFEKIHTSLSGMYSYVANRGFNPLLILMKLLWRVYQFSLFHAFFWYSGVILIISFFKNLRAKTFDSGAAFLVYVALCFFILIFAAGSRVSVHYFIPIMPVLAALSAKQILDVCTEKGKKLVYIQLMITLMFFLVWNYKDLYIYKCNHNLKHNESKLTEIFRIAVIGSYGEYLLPHKSLLPVIDYINNNYPDRTMLVWPMGTEIDYFTKGHSVVPSYWFNEKALFAIVQREKGNDAFIHEHEDNIINIIREYKPELFVDVGSTDMIKKVMVYRKKGEPAFYFNIHETPILRLGRFASLDDFPKILKYLNEKYEFKGYFGKVRLWVRK from the coding sequence TTGTCACGCACTGATCCTGTCAAATATTTTTATAATATCTTCCAGCTCCCTACCGTTTTCACTTTTTTTTTCATAGCGATAGTTACTGTAATACTACGACTGCCATCAGTGGTTATAGATTTTATCCATGTTGATGTGCTCACCTCATATTTACTGGCTAAAAGGGAATTGTTGGGCCTGTCGTTTGGTATGAACAAGGGATGGCTGTATCACTGGCTCATGAAATTTTCCATTACATATATAGCCGACACTCCTTCATCATTTCACTTTATCGGGCTTTTATTTGTTCTTGGGACCATGTATGGTATTTTTCTTCTGGCAAAAAAAATATATGATGAACGGATAGGGTTGTTTGCTGCTTTCTTGTATGGAGTTGTCATTTCATGCTATCATACTGAATATTTAGCTGCAAATGGTGAGATATTTTATAATTTATTCAATATCTATGCATTGTATTTTTATTACCGTACACTCTATGAAAAAAAGAAATGGTATGGAGTATTGGTGCTTGTAAATATTATTGGTTCATATCTCATAAAATTTCAGGGCATTTTTATACTTCCTATTATTCTTGTGCATTTTATAGTTGTGTACCCACTGAGCTTTGAAAAACAAAAATATTTACAATTTTATAAATACCTTATAGGCATAATTATAAGTGCGATAGTTATCGGCATAGGACTTGCTGCTTCCCTGAAAGTATATTATGCAATCGATGTATTTGAAAAAATCCATACATCATTGTCAGGTATGTATTCATATGTTGCAAACAGAGGTTTCAATCCATTATTAATCCTTATGAAACTTTTGTGGCGGGTTTATCAGTTCTCACTATTTCATGCATTTTTCTGGTATTCTGGTGTTATACTGATTATCAGTTTTTTCAAAAATCTTCGTGCTAAAACGTTTGATAGTGGAGCGGCTTTTCTTGTATATGTTGCACTGTGCTTTTTTATCCTTATTTTTGCGGCTGGCTCACGAGTGTCGGTTCATTACTTCATTCCTATTATGCCTGTTCTCGCAGCGCTATCGGCAAAACAAATTCTTGATGTGTGTACTGAAAAAGGGAAGAAACTGGTATATATACAGCTTATGATTACACTGATGTTTTTCTTAGTATGGAATTACAAAGATTTATATATTTACAAATGTAACCATAATTTGAAACATAATGAAAGTAAGCTTACGGAAATATTCAGAATAGCTGTTATTGGTTCGTATGGTGAATATCTTTTGCCTCATAAAAGTTTACTTCCTGTTATAGATTATATTAATAACAACTATCCTGACAGGACCATGCTGGTATGGCCCATGGGAACAGAGATAGATTATTTTACAAAAGGGCATTCAGTGGTGCCTTCATACTGGTTTAATGAAAAGGCATTATTTGCGATAGTTCAAAGGGAAAAGGGCAATGATGCATTTATACATGAACATGAAGATAATATTATCAACATCATTCGTGAATATAAACCTGAACTGTTTGTTGATGTTGGCTCTACAGATATGATTAAGAAAGTAATGGTTTATAGAAAAAAAGGTGAGCCAGCATTTTATTTCAATATTCATGAAACACCAATATTGCGATTAGGAAGGTTTGCAAGTCTTGATGATTTTCCAAAAATTTTAAAATACCTTAATGAAAAGTATGAGTTTAAAGGATATTTTGGGAAGGTGCGATTATGGGTAAGAAAATAA
- a CDS encoding glycosyltransferase family 39 protein: MGKKIMKNKYYFFVLMFFIILILRIPALYHTIIDIDEAAFAEFANKWLGGAIPYVGVYDNKPIVTYLFYYIIFYLFGINNLFAVHVATLFLVFISTIVVYWFIEKIAGIHEAKASSLFFIFLMHTYEPKYIATNTETLYTLPVLLAFIWYYIVVWEKKNILYAVLSGMCAGIAFLINYKAGVIVAAFGIFGIYVLFKASDKKSELLSQIKILVSLGIGFIIPLYIAIAYFYHMGALQEFISLGFLYNFKYIQSGMVTVPYLKAIARFLLFGICSLPLWFIIAKHLFGRYDKSKATSNLIMFMLIWLFGSVFAVMLGWRAYGHYFIQLALPLSLLAGLSIHSVSALFLKRSYVYLTALAVLLTVSRFNIPLTYHYLGDSNALADFAYKKVAVKVQSITKPQDTMFVWGSGAVAYIYANRRCSSKIIITDYVSGRQFGVSNDAMGKNENHYINYLREEFIIEFEKHLPIVFIDTSPSGYYGYDKFPLKNFPQLAILIKERYTLVDSIDSMYIYLLKGHKKLQ; the protein is encoded by the coding sequence ATGGGTAAGAAAATAATGAAAAATAAATATTATTTTTTTGTATTGATGTTTTTTATAATACTTATTCTTCGCATTCCTGCTTTATATCATACAATAATTGATATTGATGAAGCTGCTTTTGCCGAATTTGCAAACAAGTGGTTAGGTGGAGCTATACCCTATGTTGGGGTTTATGATAACAAGCCAATTGTAACGTATTTATTTTATTACATCATCTTTTATTTGTTTGGAATCAATAACCTCTTTGCAGTTCACGTAGCAACACTATTTCTGGTTTTCATATCTACTATTGTTGTCTACTGGTTTATTGAAAAGATTGCAGGAATACATGAAGCTAAAGCTTCAAGTTTGTTCTTTATATTTTTAATGCACACGTATGAGCCAAAATACATTGCAACCAATACCGAGACACTCTATACGCTTCCTGTGTTACTGGCATTTATATGGTATTATATTGTTGTATGGGAAAAGAAGAATATTCTGTATGCCGTACTATCGGGTATGTGTGCGGGCATAGCTTTTTTGATAAATTATAAGGCAGGTGTTATAGTAGCCGCCTTTGGTATATTTGGCATCTATGTGCTATTTAAAGCCAGTGATAAAAAGAGTGAATTGCTCAGCCAGATAAAAATTTTGGTATCTCTTGGTATTGGATTTATTATCCCTCTATATATTGCAATAGCATATTTTTATCATATGGGAGCTTTGCAAGAATTTATTAGCTTAGGCTTTTTGTATAATTTCAAATATATTCAAAGTGGTATGGTTACTGTCCCATATCTAAAAGCTATTGCAAGGTTTTTACTGTTTGGGATATGCAGTTTGCCACTTTGGTTCATTATTGCAAAACATCTATTTGGCAGGTATGATAAAAGCAAAGCCACTAGCAATCTTATAATGTTCATGCTGATATGGCTGTTTGGTAGCGTTTTTGCTGTTATGTTAGGTTGGCGTGCCTATGGTCATTATTTTATACAATTGGCATTGCCTCTTTCGCTACTTGCTGGATTAAGTATACATTCTGTGTCAGCACTGTTTCTTAAACGGTCGTATGTATATCTAACAGCACTGGCTGTACTATTGACAGTGTCTCGCTTTAATATTCCACTAACATATCATTATTTAGGCGATAGTAATGCATTAGCAGACTTTGCCTATAAGAAAGTTGCAGTAAAAGTACAGTCTATAACCAAACCACAAGATACTATGTTTGTATGGGGTTCAGGAGCTGTTGCATATATTTATGCAAACAGGCGGTGTTCGTCAAAAATTATTATAACAGATTATGTTTCTGGGCGGCAGTTTGGGGTATCTAATGACGCAATGGGCAAAAATGAAAATCACTATATTAACTATTTACGAGAAGAATTTATTATAGAATTTGAAAAACATCTACCCATTGTATTTATTGATACATCGCCTTCAGGATATTATGGTTATGATAAATTCCCCTTGAAAAATTTTCCACAACTTGCTATCTTAATAAAAGAACGATATACGCTTGTTGATAGTATTGATAGCATGTACATATATTTGCTGAAAGGGCATAAGAAATTACAGTGA
- a CDS encoding DUF1858 domain-containing protein: MKNTITKDMTFGELVQKYPTAAQVLASYGLHCIGCHIGIYETIEQGSKAHGLTDTQIKEMLEKLNQAV, from the coding sequence ATGAAAAACACAATAACAAAAGATATGACGTTTGGTGAACTGGTGCAAAAATATCCCACAGCAGCACAAGTATTAGCTTCTTACGGACTCCATTGTATTGGTTGCCATATAGGCATATATGAAACTATTGAACAGGGCAGCAAAGCTCATGGACTTACCGATACACAGATAAAAGAAATGTTAGAAAAATTAAATCAGGCTGTTTAA
- a CDS encoding TolC family protein, with amino-acid sequence MKWMIFLRPYVLLFLIVIVILSVGYYDKLYADNFTNANLTDCLQIALQNNINIKMAMEDVNAASLNLKITKGSNSIQVNGTVQTVEILKSEAVNSSFNVPGKDTLIGLFVGASASYKLYDANKDNYERLRILEYNNVALTAMKVKNTVVRDVKIAFYQLAFAKKKSELLEKLIKSFEIKFANVEQLFKNGQRTMLDISRAQVDLTNARLNYQRAQNEVAVAKSKLLSLMGIQIDNFDINVTDFDVDSTIKEIPYNLEELLEIALQYSFDIKSAEINQEIAKTQIDIEKDRRFPIINIIASLGYENRAIQNGAFTESLSDRDNWKPTMHAGISASFPIFTSGVLSSSIDRAAVSFNKALYNSKTAGDTLSGNIKSYYTTLKDIKVQLDISRQLIENARKYLELVQKNYDRGIITQNELQDAELNYINVTIDYIKILTDYYINYNQLISLLCVDETILFSKGVDAK; translated from the coding sequence ATGAAATGGATGATATTTCTAAGGCCTTACGTATTATTATTTCTCATTGTTATAGTTATCCTGAGTGTTGGGTATTATGACAAATTATATGCAGATAATTTTACAAATGCAAATTTAACAGATTGTTTGCAGATAGCTCTGCAAAATAATATTAATATAAAAATGGCCATGGAAGATGTCAACGCTGCATCCCTTAATCTGAAAATAACGAAAGGTAGTAATAGTATTCAGGTAAATGGCACAGTCCAAACTGTTGAGATATTGAAATCCGAAGCTGTGAATAGTTCATTTAATGTACCCGGCAAAGATACTCTTATAGGATTATTTGTTGGAGCTTCTGCAAGTTACAAGCTTTATGATGCCAATAAAGATAATTATGAACGGTTGCGGATTCTGGAATATAATAATGTAGCATTAACCGCTATGAAGGTAAAAAATACTGTTGTTCGTGATGTAAAAATTGCGTTTTATCAATTAGCATTTGCCAAAAAGAAAAGTGAATTGTTGGAAAAATTAATTAAAAGTTTTGAAATCAAATTTGCCAACGTTGAGCAGTTATTTAAAAATGGACAACGAACCATGCTGGATATTTCCCGGGCACAGGTGGACCTAACTAATGCTCGATTGAATTATCAAAGAGCTCAAAATGAGGTTGCAGTTGCAAAAAGCAAATTACTATCACTGATGGGTATTCAAATTGATAATTTTGACATAAACGTTACAGATTTTGATGTTGATAGCACTATAAAAGAAATACCATATAATTTAGAGGAATTGCTTGAAATAGCCTTGCAATATTCGTTCGATATTAAGTCTGCGGAAATCAATCAGGAAATTGCCAAAACACAGATTGATATTGAAAAGGATAGGCGCTTCCCGATTATAAATATTATAGCATCCCTGGGCTATGAAAACAGGGCTATTCAGAATGGTGCTTTTACTGAATCATTGTCGGATAGGGATAACTGGAAGCCAACCATGCATGCTGGAATCAGTGCAAGTTTCCCTATTTTTACCAGTGGTGTTCTTTCTTCAAGTATTGACCGTGCTGCTGTTTCATTTAATAAGGCCTTATATAACAGCAAAACTGCTGGGGATACCTTATCGGGAAATATAAAAAGTTATTATACTACATTGAAAGATATAAAAGTGCAACTGGATATATCTCGGCAACTGATTGAAAATGCAAGAAAATATCTGGAGCTGGTGCAAAAGAATTATGACAGGGGAATAATAACACAGAATGAATTGCAGGATGCAGAGTTGAATTACATTAATGTTACTATCGATTATATCAAGATTCTTACTGATTATTATATTAATTATAATCAATTGATAAGTTTATTATGTGTTGATGAAACAATTCTGTTTTCAAAAGGGGTTGATGCCAAATGA
- a CDS encoding efflux RND transporter periplasmic adaptor subunit, with amino-acid sequence MIKEIVLNNKKKVIITGVVIIILILIYFLRSGVDNSEYIYDYEKVSVGEISKTISTTGTIDLLDPVSILCQVNGVVQKVYVDFNQHVKQYQLLALIDAGDLQNDITKMQKRLEQLNIDMKNMENDLKVKKSMYNEHMISASALEMAENEYKKMQLSYSQVLVDYKNLLQMQKNTRIYAPISGIIVSRDINESDPVVRNKRLFLMVRDLKTMQLMVVIDETDIGKVRNDQKIKFTVNAYPDQTFTGAIRQIRFNPVNRGGVITYDAVAICDNSQYLLKPGMTAIVTIEVDKKQNAMRIPNDAFTVIPPFIDKYKLDKDKKYIWKKKRGSIVPVEVQTGLYGDEYTEIKKGDVKAGDTILIRVRKQISIKK; translated from the coding sequence ATGATAAAAGAAATAGTATTAAATAATAAGAAAAAAGTCATCATTACTGGTGTTGTCATAATCATCCTTATACTAATATATTTTTTGCGTTCTGGCGTTGATAATTCAGAATATATATATGATTATGAGAAAGTAAGTGTTGGTGAAATATCTAAAACAATATCAACAACCGGGACAATTGATCTGTTAGATCCTGTTTCTATATTATGCCAGGTTAATGGGGTTGTTCAGAAAGTATATGTTGATTTTAATCAGCATGTCAAGCAATATCAATTGTTAGCGTTAATAGATGCCGGTGATTTGCAAAATGATATTACAAAAATGCAGAAGAGACTTGAACAGTTAAATATAGACATGAAAAACATGGAAAATGACCTGAAGGTCAAAAAAAGCATGTATAATGAACATATGATATCAGCCAGCGCTCTTGAGATGGCTGAAAATGAATATAAGAAGATGCAGTTATCATATAGCCAGGTACTGGTTGATTATAAAAATTTACTCCAGATGCAAAAAAACACACGAATTTATGCACCCATTAGTGGTATTATAGTATCTCGTGATATTAATGAATCAGACCCGGTAGTAAGGAACAAGCGCTTATTCTTAATGGTAAGGGATTTAAAAACCATGCAGCTAATGGTAGTCATAGATGAAACTGATATCGGCAAGGTTAGAAATGATCAGAAAATTAAATTTACTGTTAATGCATATCCGGATCAAACATTTACCGGAGCTATCAGACAAATACGCTTTAATCCGGTGAACAGGGGAGGTGTTATTACCTATGATGCTGTTGCAATATGTGATAATTCTCAGTATTTGTTAAAACCGGGTATGACAGCAATAGTAACTATTGAGGTTGATAAAAAACAAAATGCTATGAGAATACCCAATGATGCTTTTACTGTTATTCCACCTTTTATTGATAAATATAAGCTTGATAAGGATAAAAAATATATATGGAAAAAGAAAAGAGGTTCTATAGTGCCTGTTGAAGTGCAAACTGGATTATATGGAGATGAATATACTGAAATAAAAAAAGGTGATGTAAAAGCTGGTGATACTATTCTTATCCGTGTAAGAAAACAAATTTCAATTAAAAAGTAG
- a CDS encoding ABC transporter ATP-binding protein: MNIPIINIENLQKIYKISEEVSVHALKGVSLKVKRGEFVAIMGASGSGKSTFMNILGFLDTPTSGKYILDGIDGTSLNDNQKAEIRNRKIGFVFQGFNLLSRTPAIENVEMPLFYRGGFTHEEMKNRARKLLSMVGLSGREMHHPNELSGGEQQRVAIARALINDPAILLADEPTGNLDTKNTNEIMNVFTTLNKEYNITIIMVTHEPDVAEYADRKVVFKDGLIIDDSPIKKLKKSRK; the protein is encoded by the coding sequence ATGAATATTCCAATTATTAATATTGAGAATTTGCAAAAAATTTATAAAATAAGCGAAGAAGTTTCAGTTCATGCTTTGAAAGGCGTTAGCCTTAAAGTTAAAAGAGGTGAATTTGTTGCGATAATGGGAGCCTCAGGTTCCGGGAAATCCACTTTTATGAATATTTTAGGATTTCTGGATACCCCCACTTCCGGCAAATACATTTTAGATGGTATTGATGGCACATCTTTAAACGATAATCAGAAAGCTGAAATCAGAAACAGGAAGATTGGATTTGTATTTCAGGGATTCAATTTGCTATCAAGAACCCCGGCTATAGAGAATGTTGAAATGCCATTGTTCTACAGAGGTGGTTTTACTCATGAGGAGATGAAAAATAGGGCAAGAAAACTATTGTCAATGGTTGGCTTATCTGGAAGGGAGATGCACCATCCTAATGAGCTATCAGGTGGCGAGCAACAACGTGTTGCTATTGCTCGAGCGCTAATCAATGACCCTGCAATCTTGCTTGCAGACGAACCTACAGGCAACCTGGATACAAAAAACACGAATGAGATAATGAATGTATTTACTACATTAAACAAAGAGTATAATATTACTATTATAATGGTAACTCATGAACCTGATGTTGCTGAATATGCAGATAGAAAAGTTGTATTTAAAGATGGTTTGATAATAGATGATAGCCCAATTAAAAAGTTAAAGAAAAGTAGAAAATAA
- a CDS encoding ABC transporter permease: protein MDFSNLLITALRSLSKNKVRSILTSIGIIIGVSSVIVMIGIGRSAQITVEERVGTYGKNAMEIASFHTLLTEADAENIKKKFPQVKYASIIITKSNVQVNYKDRSTISGMYGVENDYFKMKLWPLTSGRYFTDVEMSTHEKVVIIGATVMRDVFIYEEPVGNIVIINNVPFKVIGVLSELGESFGGKDFDNVVVMPYGAAQRKIIGNNKIDRIYVSVYSDKQMDEAVEQIKEYLHRAHMITPDSNEFRITTSKQKLEMAEYISKTLSMLLAGIASISLFVGGVGIMNIMLVSVSERTREIGIRMAIGAKRRDILSQFLIESVTLSGLGGIVGIILGLFIYYLITYIVDWPYIFSITSILVSFLFACAVGIFFGYYPAKKAADLKPIEALRYE from the coding sequence ATGGATTTCTCAAATCTTTTAATAACTGCATTGCGGTCGCTTTCTAAAAATAAAGTTCGTTCTATACTTACCAGCATTGGTATAATAATAGGCGTTTCCTCGGTTATTGTAATGATTGGAATTGGAAGGAGCGCTCAAATTACTGTCGAAGAAAGGGTTGGTACCTATGGTAAAAATGCCATGGAGATTGCCTCTTTTCATACATTGCTTACGGAAGCTGATGCTGAAAATATCAAAAAAAAATTTCCTCAGGTTAAATATGCTTCAATTATTATTACCAAGTCAAATGTACAGGTGAATTATAAAGACCGATCAACCATAAGCGGTATGTATGGTGTAGAAAATGATTATTTTAAAATGAAATTATGGCCTTTGACCTCAGGAAGATATTTTACTGATGTAGAGATGTCAACACATGAAAAAGTTGTCATAATTGGTGCCACAGTCATGCGCGATGTTTTTATTTATGAAGAACCCGTTGGCAATATTGTAATTATTAATAATGTGCCTTTTAAAGTAATTGGAGTACTTTCTGAACTGGGCGAATCATTTGGCGGTAAGGATTTTGATAATGTTGTAGTAATGCCTTATGGTGCAGCACAGAGAAAAATTATTGGGAACAATAAGATTGACCGCATATATGTGTCTGTGTATTCAGACAAACAGATGGACGAAGCAGTTGAGCAAATTAAAGAATATCTACATAGAGCTCATATGATTACACCTGATTCAAATGAATTCCGAATTACAACCAGTAAGCAAAAGCTTGAGATGGCGGAATATATATCAAAAACACTATCAATGTTACTGGCAGGAATAGCTTCTATTTCCCTTTTTGTTGGGGGTGTTGGCATAATGAATATTATGCTTGTTTCTGTAAGTGAGCGTACACGTGAGATAGGTATACGCATGGCAATAGGAGCTAAAAGACGTGATATATTAAGCCAATTTCTGATAGAATCAGTAACATTAAGTGGATTAGGTGGAATTGTTGGTATTATTCTGGGGTTATTTATTTATTATCTCATAACCTATATTGTGGATTGGCCATATATATTTTCAATTACTTCAATACTTGTGTCATTTCTTTTTGCCTGTGCAGTTGGTATATTTTTTGGTTATTACCCTGCCAAAAAGGCTGCAGATTTAAAACCTATTGAAGCCTTACGGTATGAATAA